From Bacillota bacterium, the proteins below share one genomic window:
- a CDS encoding DUF721 domain-containing protein, translated as MVHRLCDVLRAAAARAGVTQKLRETASLSVWNDELRGKFPVASRATYVRNRTLHVTVEKSAWAQQFTMLKAD; from the coding sequence ATGGTCCACCGTCTTTGCGACGTGTTGCGCGCAGCAGCGGCCCGTGCCGGAGTGACACAGAAACTCCGGGAAACTGCGTCACTGTCCGTCTGGAATGACGAACTCCGCGGAAAGTTCCCGGTGGCTTCCCGCGCAACCTACGTGCGGAACCGAACCCTCCACGTCACGGTGGAGAAGTCCGCGTGGGCACAGCAGTTCACTATGCTAAAGGCGGACTT